In Sulfuricurvum sp. IAE1, one DNA window encodes the following:
- the rsmH gene encoding 16S rRNA (cytosine(1402)-N(4))-methyltransferase RsmH: MQEAPHIPVLYREVIEAFSPCTDGIVIDCTMGYAGHSSMLLEHYPDVSLIGIDQDPEAIAFSSRRLEPFGKRAEIRQGRFSDVAREAIAEKGDAICGILADIGVSSLQLDRRERGFSYESDTLDMRMNPDAALSAADVVNTYGQSELETILREYGEVTNARRVAETIVQRRPFYSAKELSGAIFHLMPKGKKIHPSTLVMQAIRIEVNDELGELERLLDAVEQSDVKQMRVAIITFHSLEDRIVKNRFAKWSKNCICPAEAMRCTCGNNHAIGKTLTKKPLSAQEDELRSNPRSRSAKLRVFEIRR, from the coding sequence GTGCAGGAAGCCCCCCATATTCCCGTTTTGTACCGCGAAGTGATCGAAGCGTTTTCGCCGTGTACCGACGGGATCGTCATCGACTGCACGATGGGGTATGCCGGGCATTCGTCGATGCTGCTCGAACACTATCCTGACGTTTCGCTGATCGGGATCGACCAGGACCCGGAGGCGATTGCGTTTTCTTCGCGCAGACTTGAACCGTTCGGCAAACGGGCCGAAATCCGACAGGGGCGTTTTTCCGACGTTGCACGTGAGGCCATCGCCGAAAAAGGGGATGCGATCTGCGGCATACTGGCCGACATCGGGGTGTCGTCTCTTCAGCTTGACCGGCGCGAGCGGGGCTTCTCGTACGAAAGCGACACGCTCGACATGCGGATGAATCCCGATGCGGCGCTGAGTGCGGCGGACGTGGTCAATACCTATGGGCAAAGCGAATTGGAGACGATCCTGCGCGAATACGGCGAAGTGACCAATGCCCGCCGCGTTGCCGAAACGATCGTACAGCGTCGACCTTTCTATTCGGCCAAAGAACTTTCCGGTGCCATTTTCCATCTGATGCCCAAGGGGAAAAAAATACACCCCTCCACGCTGGTGATGCAGGCGATCCGGATCGAGGTAAACGACGAACTCGGGGAACTCGAGAGGCTGCTGGATGCGGTTGAACAATCGGACGTCAAGCAAATGAGGGTGGCGATCATAACGTTTCATTCCCTCGAAGACAGAATCGTCAAAAACCGCTTCGCGAAATGGTCGAAAAACTGTATCTGCCCAGCCGAAGCGATGCGCTGTACCTGCGGCAACAACCATGCGATCGGCAAGACCCTCACCAAAAAGCCGCTGAGTGCGCAGGAGGACGAATTGCGTTCCAACCCGCGCAGCCGGAGTGCGAAACTTCGCGTATTCGAGATTCGACGATGA
- a CDS encoding LysR substrate-binding domain-containing protein — MFTLRQLEIFTALAASSRVIDVAETLSMSPSAVSMAVRELEKDCGEELFERIGKRLVLNERGRYFYEHAARIVDKSHRLFETFQADSMGGHLYLAASVTISNYLLPEWIGDYRSGNETVKVSLKTANSTEVIEMVRNGGCDLGFVEGKFDENDMESLRLMSDELVVIGSDPSLAEREYFIDELVARRWILRERGSGTREIFLSQIAPVDKELQIDMEFQHNEAIKRYLMHDKEALSCLPRLSVAEELDSKKMFEARIIGHRFEREFRLIWRKEKTLTRVMRDFKRYVSELRIV, encoded by the coding sequence ATGTTTACGCTGCGTCAACTTGAAATTTTTACGGCCCTGGCCGCCTCGTCCCGCGTTATCGACGTCGCCGAAACCCTCTCCATGAGTCCTTCGGCCGTTTCGATGGCGGTACGGGAGCTGGAGAAAGATTGCGGCGAAGAGCTGTTCGAGAGGATCGGCAAACGGCTGGTTCTTAATGAACGGGGACGTTATTTTTACGAACATGCGGCCCGAATCGTCGACAAATCGCACCGATTGTTCGAAACCTTTCAGGCCGATTCGATGGGCGGACATCTCTACCTCGCCGCCAGCGTAACGATCAGCAACTATCTTTTGCCCGAATGGATCGGGGATTACCGTTCCGGGAATGAGACGGTCAAGGTATCGCTCAAAACCGCCAACAGTACCGAGGTGATCGAAATGGTCCGCAACGGGGGATGCGATCTGGGATTCGTCGAAGGCAAATTCGATGAAAACGACATGGAATCCCTGCGGCTCATGAGCGACGAACTCGTCGTCATCGGAAGCGATCCGTCGTTGGCAGAGCGGGAGTATTTCATCGACGAACTGGTTGCCAGACGCTGGATCCTGCGCGAGCGGGGTTCGGGGACGCGCGAAATCTTCCTTTCGCAGATTGCCCCGGTCGACAAGGAACTGCAAATCGATATGGAATTCCAGCACAACGAAGCGATCAAGCGCTACCTGATGCACGACAAAGAAGCCCTCTCGTGCCTTCCCAGACTCAGCGTTGCCGAAGAGCTGGATTCGAAAAAGATGTTCGAGGCCCGGATCATCGGCCATCGGTTCGAGAGGGAATTTCGTCTGATATGGAGAAAAGAGAAGACGCTGACACGGGTGATGCGCGATTTTAAACGTTATGTTAGTGAGCTTAGGATAGTATAG
- a CDS encoding class II aldolase and adducin N-terminal domain-containing protein produces the protein MDKQNVKRQLAAFALSMFRKDFFGIYHGSLSAKLDTNLFTINTKNAIFDSIGENSLIDLFYNKDYRWKEASIDASIHHGIYRQISDAKFITFTMPPFTTAFSLNHSIIIPNDYFGFKEFGKIAIYDPKKFDDWYERAVSEIPQYFQQNNTSIMVIRGYGVYAFSRDIHSMVRQLSILERSCRILMLDHSQARLDID, from the coding sequence ATGGACAAACAAAACGTAAAACGTCAGCTCGCCGCATTCGCCCTGTCGATGTTCCGGAAAGATTTTTTCGGAATCTATCACGGTTCGCTCTCGGCCAAACTCGATACCAATCTTTTCACGATCAATACGAAAAACGCCATTTTCGATTCGATCGGCGAAAACAGCCTCATCGATCTTTTTTACAATAAAGATTACCGTTGGAAGGAGGCAAGCATCGACGCCTCGATCCACCACGGGATTTACCGTCAGATATCGGACGCCAAATTCATCACCTTTACGATGCCCCCCTTTACGACCGCCTTTTCGTTGAACCACAGCATCATCATCCCCAACGACTATTTCGGCTTCAAGGAATTTGGCAAAATCGCCATCTACGACCCGAAAAAATTCGACGACTGGTACGAACGGGCGGTGAGTGAAATCCCTCAGTATTTCCAGCAGAACAACACCTCGATCATGGTCATCCGCGGATACGGCGTCTACGCTTTCAGCCGCGACATCCACTCGATGGTGCGCCAGCTCTCGATCCTCGAACGCAGCTGCCGGATCCTGATGCTCGATCACTCCCAGGCACGTTTAGACATCGACTGA
- a CDS encoding adenosylmethionine--8-amino-7-oxononanoate transaminase codes for MNNSEMARRDLNVVWHPCTQMKDHETLPMTPISRGEGVWLEDFEGHRFIDAISSWWVNLFGHSNPYINGKIKEQLETLEHVILAGFTHEGVVRLSERLVALSPEGLTRCFYADNGSSAIEVALKMSYHFHRNRGEERPLFVSLSESYHGETLGALAVGDVSLYKETYEPLLIRSLVTPSPRDQSLEAALEASEAFGRLLRERGKEISALIVEPLVQCAGGMRMYHPRFLSEAKRLCEEYGIHFIADEIAVGFGRTGTLFACEQAGISPDFMALSKGLTGGYLPLSAVLTTEEVYGAFYCDYNPAKSFLHSHSYTGNALACAAANATLDLFESERVIESNRRLIGVIERELKRFERYEKVKETRQCGMIAAIELDGFDPKARIGLEIHRRCMEKGVLIRPLGSVVYVMTPYVITPDELVRVFDAIESAVAAISVDV; via the coding sequence ATGAACAATTCGGAGATGGCGCGGCGCGATTTGAACGTTGTGTGGCATCCGTGCACACAGATGAAGGATCACGAGACTCTTCCGATGACGCCGATTTCACGCGGTGAAGGGGTCTGGCTCGAAGATTTTGAAGGGCATCGCTTCATCGATGCGATCAGCAGCTGGTGGGTCAATCTTTTCGGTCATTCGAACCCCTACATCAACGGCAAAATCAAAGAACAGCTCGAAACCCTCGAACACGTCATTCTTGCAGGATTTACCCACGAGGGGGTCGTGCGCCTCTCCGAACGGCTCGTCGCCCTTTCACCCGAGGGGCTAACGCGCTGTTTTTATGCCGACAACGGTTCGAGCGCCATCGAAGTGGCGCTCAAGATGAGCTACCATTTTCATCGTAACCGTGGGGAGGAACGCCCTCTCTTCGTCTCTTTGTCGGAGAGTTATCACGGCGAAACGCTCGGAGCCCTCGCGGTTGGGGACGTTTCGCTTTACAAAGAGACCTATGAACCGCTTTTGATCCGTTCACTGGTTACCCCTTCGCCCCGGGATCAGAGCCTTGAAGCGGCGCTCGAAGCCTCGGAAGCATTCGGAAGACTTTTGAGGGAACGGGGCAAAGAGATATCGGCGCTGATCGTGGAACCGCTGGTGCAGTGCGCGGGAGGAATGAGAATGTACCATCCCCGTTTTCTCAGCGAAGCCAAGCGGTTGTGCGAAGAATACGGCATCCATTTTATCGCCGATGAAATCGCCGTCGGATTCGGTCGTACGGGGACGTTGTTTGCCTGCGAACAAGCCGGGATTTCACCTGATTTTATGGCTTTATCCAAGGGGCTTACCGGGGGGTATCTTCCTCTTTCTGCGGTTCTAACGACCGAAGAAGTGTACGGTGCGTTTTACTGTGATTACAACCCTGCAAAATCGTTTCTCCACTCACACAGTTATACCGGAAACGCTCTTGCCTGCGCCGCTGCCAACGCGACTTTGGACCTGTTCGAATCGGAACGTGTTATTGAATCGAACCGCCGCCTCATCGGGGTGATCGAACGGGAACTTAAACGGTTTGAACGTTATGAAAAGGTCAAGGAGACACGCCAGTGCGGGATGATCGCCGCCATCGAGCTTGACGGGTTCGATCCCAAAGCGCGGATCGGACTCGAAATCCACCGGCGGTGCATGGAAAAAGGGGTGCTTATCCGTCCGCTGGGGAGCGTCGTGTACGTGATGACGCCCTACGTGATAACCCCTGATGAACTGGTGCGGGTATTCGATGCGATCGAGAGTGCGGTCGCGGCGATTTCAGTCGATGTCTAA
- a CDS encoding peptidylprolyl isomerase, translating to MITWMQRHRKYLVVTIWISTIAFIGAGFVGWGQYSYGDKAGAVAKVGDISITAEELQKSYTSLFNQYNQMFQGKMDEKMAQQLGLQRQALRQLVNQALVLNLAQSYGMVVSDKELAEVIQSQPMFFKGGAFDKTVYEKALADNRLTKKEYEESLRKELLIQKTLYMLASNARPFETRALGSALGVSDKITYKLLTPAMIDVSADEAGLKAFWEKHKKEFKTEPGYEISFVRQAPVAELPSEREIAEYYEANRLTLKDASGKILPPADAREAVVAALQEKATEKEALRLYVDYKKGQLQNIPVEKAAFSASASPFDPALTKEIAALNPNKPYLKPRKAGSDFVVIKLDKSIPSRTKTYEEAKNEANVLYTAQLKTQKLEELAKNSYRSFTGTTTDFISRTETPELAGLTPTETSEFLSKLFTSKQKQGFIALESGNVIIYNVLEQKLLQTKAIANEAAVAKLKGNVLDQGLIKVLENKYPVEIYVEGI from the coding sequence ATGATCACATGGATGCAGCGCCATCGCAAATACCTGGTCGTAACGATCTGGATCTCCACGATCGCTTTTATCGGTGCGGGATTCGTCGGATGGGGACAATACAGCTACGGGGACAAAGCGGGTGCCGTCGCCAAAGTGGGCGATATTTCGATCACCGCCGAAGAGCTCCAGAAAAGCTACACTTCTCTTTTCAACCAGTACAATCAGATGTTTCAGGGAAAAATGGATGAAAAAATGGCCCAGCAACTGGGCTTGCAGCGCCAGGCCCTCCGCCAGCTGGTCAATCAGGCTCTCGTACTGAACCTCGCCCAAAGTTACGGAATGGTCGTCAGCGACAAGGAACTCGCCGAGGTGATCCAGTCTCAGCCGATGTTTTTCAAGGGGGGAGCTTTCGACAAAACCGTTTACGAAAAAGCGCTTGCCGATAACCGCCTCACGAAAAAAGAGTACGAAGAGTCGTTGCGCAAAGAGCTGCTGATCCAAAAAACCCTCTACATGCTCGCTTCCAACGCCCGTCCTTTCGAAACCCGTGCACTGGGCAGCGCGCTGGGTGTTTCCGACAAAATCACCTACAAGCTCCTGACACCCGCGATGATCGACGTCTCCGCCGACGAAGCGGGACTCAAGGCGTTCTGGGAAAAACACAAAAAAGAATTTAAAACCGAACCCGGCTATGAAATCTCCTTCGTTCGCCAGGCACCGGTTGCCGAACTTCCTTCAGAACGCGAAATTGCCGAATATTACGAAGCCAACCGCCTGACGCTCAAAGACGCGTCGGGAAAAATCCTCCCTCCGGCCGACGCCCGTGAGGCCGTCGTTGCCGCTTTGCAGGAAAAAGCAACTGAAAAAGAAGCGCTTCGCCTCTACGTCGATTACAAAAAAGGGCAGCTCCAAAACATCCCGGTCGAAAAAGCCGCTTTCAGCGCTTCCGCGTCACCGTTCGATCCCGCGCTGACCAAAGAGATCGCCGCGCTGAATCCGAACAAGCCCTATCTCAAACCCCGCAAAGCGGGAAGCGATTTCGTTGTCATCAAACTCGATAAATCGATCCCCTCACGGACCAAAACGTACGAAGAGGCGAAAAACGAAGCTAACGTTCTGTATACCGCTCAGCTCAAAACGCAAAAACTCGAAGAGCTGGCTAAAAACAGCTATCGCTCGTTCACGGGTACGACCACCGACTTCATCAGCCGCACCGAAACTCCCGAACTGGCCGGTTTAACTCCTACGGAAACGTCCGAATTCCTTTCCAAACTCTTCACCTCCAAACAAAAACAGGGTTTTATCGCTTTGGAAAGCGGAAATGTTATAATCTATAACGTTTTGGAACAAAAGTTGCTTCAAACAAAAGCAATTGCGAACGAAGCAGCCGTTGCGAAGCTGAAGGGCAATGTATTGGATCAGGGACTGATCAAAGTCCTTGAAAACAAATACCCTGTTGAAATCTATGTGGAAGGGATCTGA
- the ftsA gene encoding cell division protein FtsA: MKRTVLAIDIGSTKVCAIIAEIDDDNSAQIIGAGISKAQGLRKGSITNIELASKSIKSALNDAKRVAGTELRSAVVSISGAYTKSLNSSGIVNIPNKEITLKEINRVMHTSLYNANIPNEFEVLHALPYNFKVDDQDFIEDPLGMNAARLEVETHIITTQKSNLNNLRKAVKAAGVEVESVVLSGYASAIAVLNQDEKELGAAVVDMGGNTSNIVIHSGHAIRYNDFLGVGSNHITNDLSMALHTPLQTADNVKINYGSLYAPSNDLIELPVIGDENATHEVSLEVVHNVIYARVEETLMIIAQSLEKSGLREHMGAGVVLTGGFTKIEGLRELAVAIFDNMPVRLAKPSDMGGLFDTLRDPSYSGAVGLVKYMAGGYTPYEIDVNKHMRHASEEPATQPQVQFHEEVPEFDIPNAAPTPPQPEPVKEEKKADVSKMVNIGSNKPVQDDQPNPITKFWNWATQLF, from the coding sequence TTGAAACGAACCGTTTTAGCCATCGATATCGGCTCGACAAAAGTTTGCGCCATCATCGCCGAAATCGACGATGACAACAGTGCGCAGATCATCGGAGCCGGAATCTCAAAAGCGCAGGGGCTTCGCAAAGGGAGCATTACCAACATCGAGCTCGCCAGCAAATCGATCAAAAGCGCCCTGAACGACGCGAAACGCGTTGCGGGTACGGAACTGCGCAGCGCCGTGGTATCGATTTCGGGAGCGTATACCAAAAGCCTCAATTCCAGCGGTATCGTCAATATCCCGAATAAAGAGATCACCCTCAAAGAGATCAACCGCGTCATGCATACCTCGCTTTACAACGCGAATATCCCTAATGAATTCGAAGTGCTCCACGCCCTCCCCTACAATTTCAAAGTGGACGATCAGGATTTCATCGAAGACCCGCTGGGGATGAACGCCGCGCGCCTCGAGGTCGAGACCCACATCATCACTACCCAGAAAAGCAATCTCAACAACCTCCGCAAAGCGGTCAAAGCCGCCGGTGTCGAAGTTGAAAGCGTCGTATTGAGCGGATACGCCTCGGCAATCGCCGTCCTCAACCAAGACGAAAAAGAACTGGGAGCGGCCGTCGTCGATATGGGTGGAAACACCAGCAACATCGTGATCCACTCCGGGCACGCCATCCGCTACAACGATTTTCTCGGAGTCGGTTCTAACCATATAACGAACGATCTCTCCATGGCGCTGCATACGCCGCTTCAGACCGCCGACAACGTCAAAATCAACTACGGTTCCCTCTACGCACCGAGCAACGACCTGATCGAGCTCCCCGTCATCGGAGACGAAAACGCAACCCACGAAGTCTCACTCGAAGTAGTGCATAACGTCATCTACGCCCGGGTGGAAGAGACGCTGATGATTATCGCCCAGTCTCTTGAAAAAAGCGGCCTTAGAGAACACATGGGAGCGGGAGTCGTCCTGACCGGCGGATTTACCAAAATCGAAGGGCTGCGCGAACTGGCGGTCGCAATTTTCGACAACATGCCCGTGCGCCTCGCAAAACCAAGCGACATGGGAGGTCTTTTCGATACGCTCAGAGATCCTTCCTATTCAGGGGCGGTCGGATTGGTCAAATACATGGCCGGCGGCTATACCCCCTATGAAATCGACGTAAACAAACACATGCGTCACGCGAGCGAAGAACCGGCAACCCAGCCGCAGGTTCAATTCCACGAAGAGGTACCGGAATTCGACATTCCAAACGCCGCCCCAACTCCTCCCCAGCCCGAACCGGTCAAGGAAGAGAAGAAGGCGGATGTGTCGAAGATGGTCAACATCGGGTCGAATAAGCCGGTACAGGACGACCAGCCTAACCCGATCACCAAATTCTGGAATTGGGCAACTCAACTTTTTTAA
- the ftsZ gene encoding cell division protein FtsZ, with product MEPFSIEESTSLTGARIVAVGVGGGGGNMIGYMLKEQIPGIELIMANTDAQVLEQGSAASKIQLGAKLTKGLGAGMKPEVGKESALESYEDIARALEGADIVFVAAGLGGGTGTGAAPIIAKIAKEVGALTISVVTKPFSFEGKKRLKLAEEGLEELKKESDSIVVIPNDKLLSIIDPKLGIKESFKIVDSVLARAVSGTSGVILASGDNDINLDFADLQTVMSHRGLALMGVGEYKGENAAYEAIKNAIESPLLDNMSITGALGVLVHFSMHPEFPFMELSAAMDVVHNSVDDGADVIFGTTTDANLPQDYIRITLVATGFEKKATMGINNCEFENKEAVAAAATAAVAKPRVVARPAMVANGDYSEDFLDVPTFMRQQRD from the coding sequence ATGGAACCATTTTCAATTGAAGAATCAACCTCTCTAACGGGGGCCCGTATCGTAGCGGTCGGCGTCGGCGGCGGCGGCGGCAACATGATCGGCTATATGCTCAAAGAGCAGATCCCCGGCATCGAGCTGATTATGGCCAACACCGATGCACAGGTACTTGAGCAGGGAAGCGCGGCGAGCAAAATCCAGCTCGGGGCCAAACTGACCAAAGGACTCGGCGCGGGGATGAAACCCGAAGTGGGCAAAGAGTCGGCACTCGAAAGCTACGAAGATATCGCCCGTGCACTCGAAGGGGCCGATATCGTTTTTGTTGCGGCAGGCCTGGGGGGAGGCACCGGAACCGGTGCGGCTCCGATCATCGCCAAAATTGCCAAAGAGGTAGGTGCCCTGACGATTTCGGTCGTTACCAAGCCGTTCTCGTTCGAAGGGAAAAAACGTCTTAAACTTGCCGAAGAAGGGCTGGAAGAACTCAAAAAAGAGTCCGATTCGATCGTCGTCATCCCTAACGACAAACTCCTCTCGATCATCGATCCCAAACTGGGGATCAAAGAGAGTTTTAAAATCGTTGACAGTGTCCTGGCCCGCGCGGTAAGCGGAACTTCGGGCGTCATCCTCGCCAGCGGCGACAACGACATCAACCTCGACTTCGCCGACCTTCAGACGGTCATGAGCCATCGCGGCCTCGCGCTGATGGGTGTGGGCGAATACAAAGGGGAGAACGCGGCGTACGAAGCGATCAAAAACGCGATCGAATCTCCTCTTCTGGATAACATGTCGATCACCGGTGCGCTTGGAGTGCTCGTCCACTTCAGCATGCATCCCGAGTTCCCGTTCATGGAACTCTCGGCGGCGATGGATGTCGTCCACAACAGCGTTGACGACGGTGCCGACGTTATTTTCGGAACAACCACCGATGCCAATCTACCGCAAGATTACATCCGCATCACTCTTGTTGCCACAGGCTTCGAGAAAAAAGCGACGATGGGGATCAACAACTGCGAATTCGAGAACAAAGAAGCGGTCGCCGCAGCCGCTACCGCAGCCGTTGCCAAACCGCGCGTCGTTGCCCGCCCCGCGATGGTAGCCAACGGCGATTACAGTGAAGATTTCCTTGACGTTCCGACGTTTATGCGTCAGCAAAGAGACTAA
- a CDS encoding J domain-containing protein: MLSFDKLMKAKTLLGLHDKATLSEIKTRYKNMMHQWHPDKHPEDPEGAHAMSAQINEAYATLLEYCSAYEYNFDEAFLKEQTLTPQEWWTKKFGGR, translated from the coding sequence ATGCTCTCTTTTGACAAACTCATGAAGGCCAAAACGCTCCTTGGCCTTCACGACAAAGCCACCCTTTCCGAAATCAAAACCCGCTACAAAAACATGATGCACCAGTGGCATCCCGACAAACACCCCGAAGATCCGGAGGGTGCGCACGCCATGAGCGCACAGATCAACGAGGCCTACGCTACCCTCCTCGAATACTGTTCGGCCTATGAGTACAACTTCGACGAAGCCTTTTTAAAAGAACAGACCCTCACCCCCCAGGAATGGTGGACCAAAAAATTCGGCGGACGCTGA
- a CDS encoding ABC transporter ATP-binding protein — translation MIRFENVTKSFGSRQILRGVDLEIEKGKTTVIFGVSGGGKSTIIKHIVGLLKPDGGSITVGGIRVDNADETTLRDIRTKVGFLFQNGALFDSMNIRDNVAFPMIEHQKLTPKELEYKIDEKLSMVGLKPDIVKPLYPEELSGGMRKRVGLARTLALEPEVILYDEPTSGLDPVTSDFITQMICRLRDEIGMTSILISHDVNESFKAGDRYAMLFEGVIVEAGDKTSFQNSSNPVVQQFIHARSEGPIAFH, via the coding sequence ATGATCCGGTTTGAAAACGTGACCAAAAGTTTCGGCTCACGCCAGATTCTGCGCGGTGTCGATCTCGAGATCGAAAAAGGGAAAACGACGGTCATTTTCGGCGTATCCGGAGGCGGAAAATCGACGATCATCAAACACATCGTCGGATTGCTTAAGCCTGATGGCGGTTCGATTACCGTGGGGGGAATACGGGTCGACAACGCGGACGAAACAACGTTGCGCGACATTCGGACAAAGGTGGGATTCCTGTTTCAAAACGGCGCGTTGTTCGACAGTATGAACATCCGCGATAACGTTGCGTTCCCGATGATCGAGCATCAAAAACTGACCCCCAAAGAGCTGGAATACAAAATCGATGAAAAATTATCGATGGTCGGGCTCAAACCCGACATCGTCAAACCGCTTTATCCCGAAGAACTCAGCGGCGGGATGCGCAAACGGGTCGGACTTGCGCGTACACTGGCACTTGAACCGGAGGTCATTTTGTACGATGAACCTACTTCCGGACTTGACCCGGTTACCAGCGATTTCATTACCCAGATGATCTGTCGTCTGCGCGATGAGATCGGCATGACGTCGATCCTGATCAGCCATGATGTTAACGAGAGTTTCAAAGCGGGCGATCGTTACGCGATGCTGTTTGAGGGGGTTATAGTGGAAGCGGGCGACAAAACGTCGTTTCAAAATTCCTCCAACCCCGTCGTTCAGCAATTCATCCATGCCCGTTCCGAAGGGCCGATCGCTTTTCACTAA
- a CDS encoding DUF4149 domain-containing protein, with translation MNKKAAVDALYLLLVGMTAGAVLVLGVFVAAVVFHSELFLSVPLLSRFEEGKIMGEVFRRFSYWGYVMAAVIVLYEVSRYKVMQIDKIAILSALGSVATLLLFSAVYTPKILAYQALGESGIDEGFEALHKASEIDFKILLITLSVLFVRRAYLMAVKR, from the coding sequence ATGAATAAAAAAGCAGCGGTCGACGCACTCTATCTGCTACTGGTCGGGATGACGGCCGGCGCCGTTCTGGTTCTGGGCGTTTTCGTCGCGGCGGTTGTTTTCCACTCCGAACTTTTCTTGAGCGTACCGCTTCTGTCCCGTTTCGAAGAGGGGAAAATCATGGGAGAGGTGTTTCGCCGCTTCAGCTACTGGGGATACGTGATGGCAGCCGTTATCGTTCTGTATGAAGTTTCCCGTTACAAGGTGATGCAAATCGACAAAATCGCGATTCTGAGCGCATTGGGTTCGGTCGCTACGCTGCTTCTTTTCAGCGCGGTGTACACTCCGAAAATCCTGGCCTACCAGGCGCTCGGGGAAAGCGGGATCGACGAAGGGTTCGAAGCGCTTCACAAAGCAAGCGAGATTGATTTCAAAATTCTCTTGATCACCCTGAGCGTACTGTTTGTCCGCCGTGCGTATCTGATGGCGGTAAAACGATGA
- the prmC gene encoding peptide chain release factor N(5)-glutamine methyltransferase, with the protein MSQRLSSLHEALTQKLSGVVESPRREAELLLMAYLGKDQLYFITHQDDLIDDSDPKLCEWIEKRSRNVPLEYLTRRVSFYSREFYVDEGALIPRPETEHLIDEVLKRVDPRESISVAEVGVGSGIISIMLALHLPNARFIAVDISPAALAVARRNIEAFGLSERIELREGDLLSCVDETIDLLVSNPPYIALDARLESNLSFEPQNALFGGEIGDEIIRRLIGEVYARRIGCFVCEMGYDQRTKVQEYLTPFAVQSLEFYTDLAGFNRGFVLKAVHE; encoded by the coding sequence GTGTCCCAACGACTAAGCAGTCTCCACGAAGCACTGACACAAAAACTGTCGGGAGTCGTCGAATCTCCCCGCCGTGAAGCCGAATTGCTTCTGATGGCGTATCTGGGAAAAGATCAGCTTTATTTCATAACCCATCAAGACGACCTGATAGACGACAGTGACCCGAAACTGTGTGAATGGATCGAAAAACGTTCCCGTAACGTTCCCCTTGAATACCTTACCCGGCGTGTCAGCTTTTACAGTCGGGAGTTCTACGTCGACGAAGGGGCGTTGATTCCCCGCCCCGAAACGGAGCACCTGATCGATGAGGTCCTCAAACGTGTAGACCCGCGCGAATCGATCAGTGTTGCGGAAGTGGGAGTGGGTAGCGGGATCATTTCGATCATGCTGGCCCTGCACCTGCCCAACGCCCGTTTCATTGCCGTGGATATCTCTCCGGCGGCACTGGCGGTAGCGCGACGTAACATCGAAGCGTTCGGCCTCAGCGAGCGGATCGAGCTGCGGGAGGGGGATCTTCTCTCCTGCGTGGACGAGACGATTGATCTGCTGGTATCCAATCCCCCCTATATCGCACTGGATGCCCGGCTGGAGAGCAACCTCTCGTTTGAACCCCAAAACGCCCTTTTCGGAGGGGAGATCGGGGATGAGATCATCCGGCGCCTCATCGGTGAAGTATATGCGCGTCGAATCGGTTGTTTTGTTTGTGAAATGGGATACGACCAACGTACGAAAGTGCAGGAATATCTTACGCCATTTGCGGTACAATCATTGGAATTTTATACCGATCTCGCGGGATTCAACCGGGGGTTCGTTTTAAAGGCGGTACATGAATAA